One part of the Hydra vulgaris chromosome 01, alternate assembly HydraT2T_AEP genome encodes these proteins:
- the LOC136074597 gene encoding uncharacterized protein LOC136074597 — MALNNILKEENLLKTFSLCTFNCQGLKTNIKFTETLIISHDFTFLCEHWVSKLEYPIIKNICKNSHSLYFSQANKHEQGRPFGGNASFIRKHQFQNIISIYEDDNIFAIKLQHGIINSHKGNDKVIILGDFQSFPNGIYDLLERTSSKRNNYSLILSEFIESNELELVDVTKGSGPVITYRHLTLPNSSYIDHIEDISIPRYLWNNLDFINLYKDHLNTSYNNLNLIGNFENELDQIYTTITNSGAWALREHLKSKKRSDYSKSWWTPELTRSKKILSHYFQKWRETGFVKDSTSSIFNRYLFARKNFRKAVKAAQNNKLYYQYIKIEKLKNNNPKNFWNDFKSITKNSNPKLFAINNKKDKESITAEFATIFEKRLNTERLNHSSIYRQVPPCENPNEIAITDENIKVAISCLKLNKCHDHFNISAEHLKYAQCDTLTQWIRKFFHFSINHGWTPTSMSTSTIIPLVKSYKKSLTDPNNYRGISIIPIFTKLLEYLILLISPEIKETHPLQFGFNSKSLTLHAEFVISETIKHYNNNNSPIYLCSLDAEKAFDSCNWDILFDKLYFDKNLPLQIVNTISSLYNKSSATVSYLGFKSVLFALKQGVRQGSILSPYLYNIYTEKLLETIKNDNFVGTTIHGNFTGVVAYADDIILLSSTLSGLERLITMCNIYNNLNGIKLNAVKTELLLSRKRQLTNCKITLDDHQIIPNKKLNHVGFIWDTQKSIFASLNRTNINNRVSNFQTIVQTLIQSGIRFVHPSSIIQLYALLAVPNLTHGLELCENRESTTQRLNKLGRNAVKSFFNISKYSKNYINSLFKVQEISTYIQQNKINLFIRLLNNKITFKIINSQLNYCSLKYSFLVDIKELCKIHKINMKNLIQDRKKVKIIISENIIPEDTYQILVQAIQCRNAKQQRTIFKNTLEENIPK, encoded by the exons ATGgctttaaataacatattaaagGAAGAAAATCTTCTAAAAACGTTTAGCTTGTGTACCTTTAATTGTCAGGgacttaaaacaaatattaaatttactgAGACCCTAATAATTTCTCATGACTTTACATTTTTGTGCGAACACTGGGTATCAAAACTCGAATATCCTATAATCAAAAACATCTGTAAAAACTCCCACTCATTATATTTCAGCCAGGCAAATAAACATGAACAGGGTCGACCTTTTGGTGGAAATGCCTCTTTCATACGAAAACATCaatttcaaaacattatatCTATTTACGAAGATGACaatatatttgcaataaaattacAACATG GAATTATAAATAGTCATAAGGGTAATGACAAAGTAATTATACTTGGAGATTTTCAGTCATTTCCGAATGGAATATACGATCTATTAGAAAGAACTAGCTCTAAGAGAAATAATTATTCTTTGATTTTATCTGAATTTATTGAATCAAACGAATTAGAATTAGTCGATGTAACTAAAGGGTCTGGTCCTGTAATTACTTATCGACATCTTACATTACCAAACTCATCGTATATTGATCATATAG agGATATTAGCATTCCAAGATATCTCTGGAATAATCTAgactttataaacttatataaggATCACTTAAATACAAGTTATAATAATCTTAACCTTATTGGTAATTTCGAAAATGAACTTGACCAAATCTATACTACTATTACTAACAGTGGAGCATGGGCTCTAAGAGAACACTTAAAGTCGAAAAAACGATCTGATTATTCAAAATCCTGGTGGACTCCTGAGTTAACTcgaagtaaaaaaattctttcacattattttcaaaaatggagGGAAACGGGATTCGTAAAAGACTCCACCTCTTCTATCTTTAATCGATACCTCTTTGCTCGAAAGAATTTCCGCAAAGCCGTCAAAGCAGCccaaaacaataaactatattaccaatacataaaaattgaaaaactaaaaaacaataacccaaaaaacttttggaatGATTTTAAGAGTATAACAAAGAATTCCAATCCAAAACTTTTTgctataaacaataaaaaagataaagaatcgATTACCGCAGAATTTGCTACTATATTTGAAAAACGATTAAACACTGAAAGGTTAAATCATAGTTCTATTTATCGTCAAGTTCCACCTTGTGAAAATCCTAATGAAATAGCTATTActgatgaaaatataaaagtcgCTATTTCTTGcctaaaattgaataaatgccACGATCATTTCAATATATCTgcagaacatttaaaatatgcCCAGTGTGATACACTAACGCAATggataagaaaattttttcacttttcaatTAATCATGGATGGACCCCTACGTCTATGTCAACTTCAACTATTATACCGCTTGTCAAATCGTATAAAAAATCACTTACCGATCCAAATAACTACCGAGGTATCAGTATTATTCCAATATTCACGAAACTTTTAGAATACCTAATTTTACTCATCAGTCCTGAGATAAAAGAAACACATCCCCTTCAATTTGGTTTCAATAGTAAGAGTTTGACCTTGCATGCTGAATTTGTTATAAGCGAAACAATTAAGCATTACAACAACAATAATTCGCCTATTTATTTATGTTCTTTAGATGctgaaaaagcttttgacagcTGCAACTGGGACATTCTCTTTGATAAACTTTACTTTGATAAAAACTTACCTCTCCAAATAGTTAACACTATATCTTCTTTATACAACAAAAGTAGTGCAACTGTCTCTTACCTAGGTTTCAAATCAGTTTTATTTGCTCTTAAGCAAGGAGTGAGACAAGGATCCATTCTGTCTCCCTACCTATATAACATATACACCGAAAAGTTACtcgaaactataaaaaatgataactttGTGGGTACTACTATACATGGAAACTTTACAGGTGTTGTTGCTTATGCTGACGACATCATTCTTCTTAGCTCTACTCTATCTGGTCTGGAAAGGCTGATTACAATgtgtaatatttacaataacttaAACGGCATAAAGCTCAATGCTGTCAAAACGGAACTGTTGCTTTCGAGAAAAAGACAATTAACTAATTGCAAGATAACACTAGACGACCATCAAATAataccaaataaaaaacttaatcatGTAGGCTTTATTTGGGATAcacaaaaatctatttttgcCTCACTCAATAGaacaaatattaacaatagAGTATCAAATTTCCAAACAATAGTGCAAACTCTGATTCAATCTGGTATTCGGTTTGTACATCCATCTTCAATTATTCAGTTATATGCATTGTTAGCAGTTCCGAACCTAACGCATGGTCTGGAACTCTGTGAAAATAGAGAGTCAACAACTCAAAGACTTAATAAACTTGGAAGAAATGCagttaagtctttttttaatatctcaaagtatagcaaaaactatataaactcTCTATTTAAAGTTCAGGAGATATCGACttacatacagcaaaacaaaataaacctatttatccgtctattaaataataaaataacttttaaaatcatcaatTCTCAGCTTAACTATTGttcattaaaatattcatttttagttGATATAAAGGAATTATGTAAGatccataaaataaatatgaaaaacttaatCCAGGATAGAAAGAaagtgaaaattattatttcagaaaatataattCCTGAAGATACTTATCAAATTTTAGTCCAGGCAATTCAATGTAGGAATGCAAAGCAACagcgaacaatttttaaaaatactcttGAAGAAAACATTCCCAAGTGA